Proteins found in one Candidatus Methylomirabilota bacterium genomic segment:
- a CDS encoding thermonuclease family protein, whose translation MIGGDTIRVCCVFGDQVTVRYIGIYTPETHHPMKGVEHYGEEASDANRKLVDGKTVSLEFDVEQRDRYGRLLAYVFLKDGTFVNAWLVEYGFAQVMTVPPNVKHQDLFLKLQRKAREAGRGLWR comes from the coding sequence GTGATTGGCGGCGATACTATCCGGGTCTGCTGCGTGTTCGGAGATCAGGTGACGGTTCGGTATATCGGCATTTATACCCCCGAAACCCATCATCCCATGAAAGGGGTTGAACACTACGGCGAGGAGGCATCGGATGCCAACCGCAAACTGGTGGATGGCAAAACGGTCAGCCTTGAATTTGACGTGGAGCAACGGGACCGCTACGGGCGACTACTGGCTTATGTCTTTCTGAAAGATGGCACTTTTGTGAACGCTTGGCTGGTGGAGTATGGATTCGCGCAGGTGATGACCGTGCCTCCGAATGTAAAGCACCAAGACCTGTTCCTCAAACTCCAGCGGAAGGCGAGGGAGGCTGGACGGGGGCTGTGGAGGTGA